The Xanthomonas sp. DAR 34887 genome has a segment encoding these proteins:
- a CDS encoding metal-dependent hydrolase has product MPSIFTHAAIPLALWAAADRGRISTRLLGAGIVAAMLPDLDVVGFALHIPYADAFGHRGASHSLLFAALLGVLGALLHRPLRACALQAATWMFVCTVSHPLLDALTSGGLGVALAWPWSEQRWFAPWRPIRVSPFANGFFGARGVATLWSELRWVWLPLAVAVGTWKLLQPPSSSASRSPP; this is encoded by the coding sequence GTGCCCAGCATCTTCACCCACGCCGCGATCCCGCTGGCGCTGTGGGCCGCCGCCGACCGCGGACGCATTTCCACGCGCCTGCTCGGCGCCGGCATCGTCGCGGCGATGCTGCCCGATCTGGACGTGGTCGGGTTCGCCCTGCACATCCCCTATGCCGATGCGTTCGGCCATCGCGGCGCCAGCCATTCGCTGCTGTTCGCCGCGCTGCTGGGCGTGCTCGGTGCGCTGCTGCACCGGCCGTTGCGTGCCTGCGCGCTGCAGGCGGCGACCTGGATGTTCGTCTGCACGGTCTCGCACCCGCTGCTCGATGCGCTGACCTCCGGCGGCCTCGGCGTCGCCCTGGCCTGGCCGTGGAGCGAACAGCGCTGGTTCGCGCCGTGGCGGCCGATCCGTGTTTCGCCGTTCGCCAACGGCTTCTTCGGCGCGCGCGGCGTGGCCACGCTGTGGTCCGAATTGCGCTGGGTGTGGCTGCCGCTGGCGGTGGCGGTCGGCACCTGGAAACTGCTGCAACCGCCCTCCTCTTCCGCTTCGCGATCCCCGCCATGA
- a CDS encoding FAD-binding oxidoreductase → MTTPLPAALTDTLAALLGADGWRTDDASRRSYGEDDSRRWALADAVALPQTREQVQAIVRACRAHRVPIVARGAGTGTAGAAVPFDGGVVLSFARMNRIVQLRPQDRCAVVEPGVLNGELQQALAPHGLFWPPDPSSAEICSVGGNLSTNAGGPRAVKYGATRDNVLGVVAVTGAGDLIRCGGAYTKDATGYDLTHLLVGSEGTLALIVEATLKLSPRPQAQAGLRAFYRDAGAAAAAVSRLMAQPTTPAMLEFMDRSAIALLRRNGSDVPEAGAMLLIEADGDHDTLPYALQALGAAADGDGLLSLDVATDGAARDRLWAARRALSPALRTIKPGKINEDVVVPVSCIPDLVAGVEALATEFDLPIVAFGHAGNGNLHVNIMYAPDDAGETARAHAALPRLFALVLALEGTLSGEHGIGVAKRDYMAQAFDAATLDAMRAVKRALDPDGILNPGKVLPEA, encoded by the coding sequence ATGACCACGCCGCTGCCTGCCGCCCTGACCGACACCCTCGCCGCGCTGCTCGGCGCCGATGGCTGGCGCACCGACGACGCCAGCCGCCGCAGCTATGGCGAAGACGATTCGCGGCGTTGGGCGCTGGCCGACGCGGTGGCGCTGCCGCAGACCCGCGAACAGGTGCAGGCGATCGTGCGCGCCTGCCGCGCACACCGCGTGCCGATCGTCGCGCGCGGCGCCGGCACCGGCACCGCCGGCGCCGCGGTGCCGTTCGACGGCGGCGTGGTGCTGTCGTTCGCGCGCATGAACCGCATCGTGCAGCTGCGCCCGCAGGACCGCTGCGCGGTGGTGGAACCGGGCGTGCTCAACGGCGAGCTGCAACAGGCGCTGGCGCCGCACGGCCTGTTCTGGCCGCCGGACCCGTCCAGCGCCGAGATCTGCAGCGTCGGCGGCAACCTGTCGACCAATGCCGGCGGTCCGCGCGCGGTGAAGTACGGCGCCACCCGCGACAACGTGCTCGGCGTGGTCGCGGTGACCGGCGCCGGCGACCTGATCCGCTGCGGCGGCGCCTACACCAAGGACGCCACCGGCTACGACCTGACGCACTTGCTGGTCGGCAGCGAAGGCACTCTGGCGCTGATCGTGGAAGCCACGCTGAAACTGTCGCCGCGGCCGCAGGCGCAGGCCGGACTGCGCGCGTTCTACCGCGATGCCGGCGCCGCCGCGGCGGCGGTGTCGCGGCTGATGGCGCAGCCGACCACGCCGGCGATGCTGGAATTCATGGACCGCAGCGCGATCGCGCTGCTGCGCCGCAATGGCAGCGACGTGCCCGAGGCCGGCGCGATGCTGCTGATCGAGGCCGACGGCGACCACGACACCCTGCCCTACGCGCTGCAGGCGCTGGGCGCCGCCGCCGACGGCGACGGCCTGCTGTCGCTGGACGTGGCCACCGACGGCGCGGCGCGCGACCGGCTGTGGGCCGCGCGGCGCGCGCTGTCGCCGGCGTTGCGCACGATCAAGCCGGGCAAGATCAACGAAGACGTGGTGGTGCCGGTGTCGTGCATCCCCGATCTGGTGGCCGGCGTGGAAGCGCTGGCGACGGAATTCGACCTGCCGATCGTCGCCTTCGGCCATGCCGGCAACGGCAACCTGCACGTCAACATCATGTATGCGCCCGACGATGCCGGCGAGACCGCGCGTGCGCACGCCGCGCTGCCGCGCCTGTTCGCGCTGGTGCTGGCGCTGGAAGGCACGCTGTCGGGCGAACACGGCATCGGCGTGGCCAAGCGCGACTACATGGCGCAGGCCTTCGACGCGGCCACGCTGGACGCGATGCGCGCGGTGAAGCGCGCACTGGACCCGGACGGCATCCTCAATCCGGGCAAGGTGTTGCCGGAGGCGTGA
- a CDS encoding response regulator, producing MPTEPHADPIPPPRVLVIDDEPQIRRFLDISLRAQGYRVLQAASGGDGLAQLAAHGAELVVLDVGLPDQDGHSVLRELRQWSAVPVIMLTVRAGEAEKVQALDAGANDYVTKPFGVQELMARIRVLLRMQPAAGEAEPVFDDGHLHIHLGLREVRLDGEPLPLSRKEYALLALLLRHSGRVLTQPQLLREVWGPTHQEDTHYLRILVGKLRQKLGDSAVAPRYIATEPGVGLRFVGVSERSS from the coding sequence ATGCCGACTGAACCCCACGCCGATCCGATTCCGCCGCCGCGCGTGCTGGTCATCGACGACGAGCCGCAGATCCGGCGTTTCCTGGACATCAGCCTGCGCGCGCAGGGCTACCGCGTGCTGCAGGCGGCCAGCGGCGGCGACGGCCTGGCGCAACTGGCCGCGCACGGCGCCGAACTGGTGGTGCTGGACGTGGGCCTGCCCGACCAGGACGGGCACAGCGTGCTGCGCGAACTGCGGCAATGGTCCGCGGTGCCGGTGATCATGCTCACCGTGCGCGCCGGCGAAGCGGAAAAGGTGCAGGCGCTGGACGCAGGCGCCAACGACTACGTGACCAAGCCGTTCGGCGTGCAGGAACTGATGGCGCGCATCCGCGTGCTGCTGCGCATGCAACCGGCCGCAGGCGAAGCCGAGCCGGTGTTCGACGACGGCCACCTGCACATCCACCTGGGTCTGCGCGAAGTGCGCCTGGACGGCGAACCGCTGCCGCTGAGCCGCAAGGAATACGCGCTGCTGGCGCTGCTGCTGCGCCACAGCGGTCGCGTGCTCACCCAACCGCAGCTGCTGCGCGAAGTGTGGGGGCCCACCCACCAGGAAGACACCCACTACCTGCGCATCCTGGTCGGCAAGCTGCGACAGAAACTCGGCGACAGCGCGGTGGCGCCGCGCTACATCGCCACCGAGCCGGGCGTGGGGCTGCGCTTCGTCGGGGTAAGCGAACGCAGCAGCTGA
- a CDS encoding ATP-binding protein, whose protein sequence is MPDPRTQQADALIGALQRERGGRLTVFLGAAPGVGKTYAMLSRARQLQQQGSEVVVGVVETHGRAETAALLDGLVVQPRRRVEYRGRTLDEMDLDALLARRPPLVLVDELAHRNAPGSRHERRWQDVQELLDAGIDVYSTVNIQHLESLNDVVHRITGIRVAETVPDAIFDRLRDIVLVDLPPRELIERLQQGKVYLPEQAGQALQAFFSPSNLAALRELAMQTAADRVDNDLRDVQAAQGRTGVALRRRVLVAIDGRGQSDYLVRVARRVAERRGAPWSVVTVQTQAQPDDAWQLEVDRAFALARRLGGDTALLHGASVADALLDHAAHNGVSTLLLGRTRERPLARMINRTLTQQLLQRGAHYELVIISSPEARARARRRWRHPGHWLSRDDLAFATVASLLAVAVGWIAERWVGIDDLSMVFIVAVVMVAAKTRMAAAVLSALLSFFAYNFFFIEPRYTLHIGARQGVVTVLLFLVAALVAGRLASRLRMQVLALRAANAQTTALQRLGRELTSAADLGQVLEAGRRALAATLEAEAWVRLQPLEAAHAAAQDGAHDYAPSMAAVDRSAADWAQRHGQATGRFTDTLAGASWWFLPVRHERGAIGVVGLKFAAGVQRPGLEQQRLAEAMVEDIGQAALRTRLVADLESARVSGETERLRSALLSSVSHDLRSPLAAMIGAASSLASYGQAMDADDRRSLLETIQLEGERLDRYIQNLLDMTRLGHTGLTLNRDWIDVDELIGSAARRLQRYQPQVRLDIALAAELPTLWVHPALVEQAIFNVLENAAKFSPEGEAIRVAAAMVDGRLRIDIGDRGPGIPEDERARIFDMFYSVERGDRGRHGTGLGLTICQGMIGAHGGSVEALPGADGRGTTIRITLPLIEPAAPPPRPDAD, encoded by the coding sequence ATGCCCGATCCCCGCACCCAACAGGCCGACGCGCTGATCGGCGCGCTCCAGCGCGAACGCGGCGGGCGGCTGACCGTGTTCCTGGGCGCGGCGCCCGGGGTCGGCAAGACCTACGCGATGCTGTCGCGCGCGCGGCAGCTGCAGCAGCAGGGCAGCGAGGTGGTGGTCGGGGTGGTCGAGACCCATGGCCGCGCCGAGACCGCGGCGCTGCTCGACGGGCTGGTCGTGCAGCCACGGCGGCGCGTGGAGTACCGCGGCCGCACGCTCGATGAAATGGACCTGGACGCGCTGCTGGCACGGCGCCCGCCGCTGGTGCTGGTCGACGAGCTGGCCCACCGCAACGCGCCCGGCAGCCGCCACGAACGGCGCTGGCAGGACGTGCAGGAACTGCTCGACGCCGGCATCGACGTCTACAGCACGGTCAACATCCAGCACCTGGAAAGCCTCAACGACGTGGTCCACCGCATCACCGGCATCCGCGTCGCCGAGACCGTGCCCGATGCGATCTTCGACCGCCTGCGCGACATCGTGCTGGTCGATCTGCCGCCGCGCGAACTGATCGAACGCCTGCAGCAGGGCAAGGTCTATCTGCCCGAGCAGGCGGGGCAGGCGCTGCAGGCGTTCTTCTCGCCGTCGAACCTGGCCGCGTTGCGCGAACTGGCGATGCAGACCGCGGCCGACCGCGTCGACAACGACCTGCGCGACGTGCAGGCCGCGCAGGGCCGCACCGGCGTGGCGCTGCGGCGGCGGGTGCTGGTGGCGATCGACGGGCGCGGCCAGTCCGACTACCTGGTGCGGGTGGCGCGGCGCGTGGCCGAGCGCCGCGGTGCGCCGTGGAGCGTGGTCACCGTGCAGACCCAGGCGCAGCCCGACGATGCCTGGCAACTGGAAGTCGATCGCGCCTTCGCCCTGGCGCGACGGCTCGGCGGCGACACCGCGCTGCTGCATGGCGCCAGCGTGGCCGATGCGCTGCTCGACCACGCCGCGCACAACGGCGTGTCCACGCTGCTGCTCGGCCGCACCCGCGAACGGCCGCTGGCGCGGATGATCAACCGCACGCTCACCCAGCAGCTGCTGCAGCGCGGCGCGCACTACGAGCTGGTCATCATCAGCTCGCCGGAGGCGCGCGCGCGCGCGCGGCGGCGTTGGCGCCATCCCGGCCATTGGCTGTCGCGCGACGACCTGGCGTTCGCCACCGTCGCTTCGCTGCTGGCGGTGGCGGTGGGCTGGATCGCCGAGCGCTGGGTCGGCATCGACGACCTGTCGATGGTGTTCATCGTCGCTGTGGTGATGGTCGCGGCGAAGACGCGCATGGCCGCGGCGGTGCTGTCGGCGCTGCTGAGCTTCTTCGCCTACAACTTCTTCTTCATCGAACCGCGCTACACGCTGCACATCGGCGCGCGCCAGGGCGTGGTCACGGTGCTGCTGTTCCTGGTCGCGGCGCTGGTCGCCGGGCGGCTGGCCTCGCGCCTGCGCATGCAGGTGCTGGCGCTGCGCGCGGCCAACGCGCAGACCACCGCGCTGCAGCGGCTGGGCCGCGAACTGACCAGCGCCGCCGACCTGGGCCAGGTGCTGGAGGCCGGGCGCCGCGCGCTGGCCGCCACGCTCGAGGCCGAGGCCTGGGTGCGGCTGCAGCCGCTGGAGGCGGCGCATGCCGCCGCGCAGGACGGCGCGCACGACTACGCGCCATCGATGGCGGCGGTGGACCGCAGCGCCGCCGACTGGGCGCAGCGCCACGGCCAGGCCACCGGCCGTTTCACCGACACTTTGGCCGGCGCCAGCTGGTGGTTCCTGCCGGTGCGCCACGAACGCGGCGCGATCGGCGTGGTCGGGCTGAAATTCGCCGCCGGGGTGCAGCGTCCCGGGCTGGAACAGCAGCGCCTGGCCGAAGCGATGGTCGAGGACATCGGCCAGGCCGCGCTGCGCACGCGCCTGGTCGCCGACCTGGAAAGCGCGCGGGTCAGCGGCGAGACCGAGCGCCTGCGCTCGGCGCTGCTGTCGTCGGTGTCGCACGACCTGCGCTCGCCGCTGGCGGCGATGATCGGCGCGGCCAGCAGCCTGGCCAGCTACGGCCAGGCGATGGACGCCGACGACCGCCGCAGCCTGCTGGAAACGATCCAGCTGGAAGGCGAACGCCTGGACCGCTACATCCAGAACCTGCTCGACATGACCCGGCTCGGCCACACCGGGCTGACCTTGAACCGCGACTGGATCGACGTGGACGAACTGATCGGCTCGGCCGCGCGACGATTGCAGCGCTACCAGCCGCAGGTGCGCCTGGACATCGCCCTGGCCGCCGAGTTGCCGACGCTGTGGGTGCATCCGGCGCTGGTCGAACAGGCGATCTTCAACGTGCTGGAGAACGCGGCGAAATTTTCGCCGGAGGGCGAGGCGATCCGGGTCGCCGCGGCGATGGTCGACGGGCGCCTGCGCATCGACATCGGCGACCGCGGCCCGGGCATTCCCGAGGACGAGCGCGCGCGCATCTTCGACATGTTCTACAGCGTCGAGCGCGGCGACCGCGGCCGCCACGGCACCGGCCTGGGCCTGACCATCTGCCAGGGCATGATCGGCGCGCACGGCGGCAGCGTCGAGGCGCTGCCCGGCGCCGATGGCCGCGGCACCACCATCCGCATTACCCTGCCGTTGATCGAACCCGCCGCCCCGCCGCCCCGCCCCGATGCCGACTGA